Proteins encoded within one genomic window of Cetobacterium somerae ATCC BAA-474:
- the secA gene encoding preprotein translocase subunit SecA, whose product MFGDLLKKIFGTRNDREIKRIKKLVTMINSLEPEIEKLSDDELKGKTYEFRQRLEKGETLDDVLVEAFAVVREASKRVHGMRHYDVQLIGGIVLHEGKITEMKTGEGKTLVATAPVYLNALSGKGVHVITVNDYLAQRDRELMGRVYEFLGLTSGVIVNGMENAARKAAYEADITYGTNSEFGFDYLRDNMVNKVEDKVQRPLNFCIVDEVDSILIDEARTPLIISGAASETTKWYSIFCQVAFRLDRSFETEKIKDAKTKKEMNIPDEQWGDYEVDEKARNIVLTDKGIKKVEQLLNIDNLYSPEHVELTHYLNQALKAKELFIKDRDYLIREGEVVIIDEFTGRAMEGRRYSDGLHQAIEAKEGVNVAGENQTLASITLQNYFRMYDKLAGMTGTAETEAAEFMHTYGLEVIVIPTNKPVQRVDFPDLVYKTKKEKTDAIIRRIEELYAKGQPVLVGTVSIKSSEELSELLKEKGIPHNVLNAKLHAKEAEIVAQAGRYQAVTIATNMAGRGTDIMLGGNPEFRAIAEIGSRDAGNYPVILDKYKVECEEEKQKVISAGGLFILGTERHESRRIDNQLRGRAGRQGDPGASEFYLCLEDDLMRLFGSERIQGVMEKLGLPEGESIQHRMINKAIENAQKKVESRNFGIRKNLLEFDDVMNKQREAIYASRNEALEKEDLKETILGMLKSSISDIVVERFVGEFKDEWDIVGVKDALLEKYGYEITDMEEYKALTVEEYADKIYRDIEKDYEKKEEEITPEIMRKVEKYVLFEVVDARWREHLKALDALREGIYLRSYGQKDPLVEYKIISGDMYSRMLSTIKTEATSYMFKVVVKNPEEEVVEPGVEEELDFDSACKCGSGKIYGKCCGRV is encoded by the coding sequence ATGTTTGGAGATTTATTAAAGAAGATTTTCGGTACAAGAAATGACAGAGAGATTAAAAGAATCAAGAAATTAGTAACAATGATAAACTCGTTAGAACCTGAAATAGAGAAACTTTCAGATGATGAGTTAAAGGGGAAAACTTACGAATTTAGACAAAGATTAGAGAAAGGTGAAACATTAGATGATGTTTTAGTTGAAGCTTTTGCAGTTGTAAGAGAAGCATCAAAAAGAGTTCATGGAATGAGACACTATGATGTACAATTAATTGGTGGAATTGTACTTCACGAAGGAAAAATAACAGAGATGAAAACAGGAGAAGGAAAAACATTAGTTGCAACAGCTCCGGTTTATTTAAATGCTTTAAGTGGAAAAGGAGTTCACGTTATAACTGTTAATGACTATCTAGCTCAAAGAGATAGAGAGTTAATGGGAAGAGTTTATGAATTTTTAGGATTAACTTCAGGGGTAATTGTAAATGGAATGGAAAATGCAGCAAGAAAAGCTGCTTATGAAGCTGATATTACATATGGTACAAACTCTGAATTTGGATTTGACTATTTAAGAGATAATATGGTTAACAAAGTTGAAGATAAGGTTCAAAGACCTTTAAATTTCTGTATAGTGGATGAGGTTGACTCGATACTAATCGATGAAGCTAGAACGCCGTTAATCATATCAGGAGCAGCTTCAGAAACAACAAAGTGGTACTCTATATTCTGTCAGGTAGCTTTCAGATTAGATAGAAGTTTTGAAACAGAAAAAATAAAAGATGCTAAAACAAAAAAAGAGATGAATATTCCTGACGAGCAATGGGGAGACTATGAAGTAGATGAAAAAGCTAGAAACATAGTTTTAACAGATAAGGGAATTAAAAAAGTTGAACAATTATTAAATATAGACAACTTATACTCACCAGAGCATGTTGAGTTAACTCACTATTTAAATCAAGCCTTAAAAGCAAAGGAACTATTTATAAAAGATAGAGACTATTTAATTAGAGAGGGAGAAGTAGTTATAATTGATGAATTTACTGGAAGAGCTATGGAAGGTAGAAGATACTCTGATGGTCTTCATCAAGCTATTGAAGCAAAAGAAGGAGTAAATGTTGCTGGAGAAAATCAAACACTTGCATCAATAACACTTCAAAACTATTTTAGAATGTATGATAAATTAGCTGGTATGACAGGAACAGCTGAAACAGAAGCAGCAGAATTTATGCATACTTATGGTTTAGAGGTAATTGTAATACCAACAAATAAACCTGTACAAAGAGTTGATTTTCCTGATTTAGTTTATAAAACAAAAAAAGAGAAAACAGATGCTATTATAAGAAGAATAGAAGAACTTTATGCAAAGGGACAACCAGTTTTAGTTGGTACTGTATCAATAAAAAGTTCAGAAGAACTTTCAGAGTTATTAAAAGAAAAAGGTATACCTCACAATGTTCTTAATGCTAAATTACATGCTAAAGAGGCTGAGATTGTAGCTCAAGCTGGAAGATATCAGGCTGTAACAATAGCTACTAATATGGCAGGTAGAGGAACTGACATCATGCTAGGAGGAAATCCAGAGTTCAGAGCTATTGCAGAGATTGGAAGTAGAGACGCTGGAAATTATCCAGTAATTTTAGATAAATATAAAGTTGAATGTGAAGAGGAGAAGCAAAAAGTAATTTCAGCTGGTGGATTATTTATTTTAGGTACAGAGAGACATGAGTCTAGAAGAATAGATAATCAGCTAAGAGGTAGAGCAGGAAGACAGGGAGACCCAGGAGCATCTGAATTCTATCTATGTTTAGAGGACGACCTTATGAGATTGTTTGGATCTGAAAGAATTCAAGGAGTTATGGAAAAGCTTGGACTACCTGAAGGAGAATCAATTCAACATAGAATGATAAATAAAGCTATCGAAAATGCTCAGAAGAAAGTTGAATCAAGAAACTTCGGAATTAGAAAAAATCTTCTTGAATTTGATGATGTAATGAATAAGCAAAGAGAAGCTATCTATGCAAGTAGAAATGAAGCTTTAGAGAAAGAAGACTTAAAAGAAACAATTTTAGGAATGTTAAAATCAAGTATTTCTGATATAGTTGTAGAAAGATTTGTAGGAGAATTTAAAGATGAGTGGGATATTGTTGGAGTTAAAGATGCTCTTCTTGAGAAGTACGGATATGAAATAACAGATATGGAAGAATATAAAGCTTTAACAGTTGAAGAGTATGCTGATAAAATATATAGAGATATAGAGAAAGATTATGAGAAAAAAGAGGAAGAAATAACTCCTGAAATCATGAGAAAAGTAGAGAAATATGTTTTATTTGAAGTTGTGGATGCTAGATGGAGAGAACACTTAAAAGCTTTAGATGCTTTAAGAGAGGGAATCTATTTAAGATCTTATGGACAAAAAGATCCATTAGTAGAATATAAAATTATATCTGGAGATATGTACTCTAGAATGTTATCAACAATAAAAACAGAGGCAACATCATATATGTTTAAAGTTGTTGTTAAAAATCCTGAAGAGGAAGTTGTAGAGCCTGGGGTAGAAGAGGAATTAGATTTTGATTCAGCTTGTAAGTGTGGAAGTGGAAAAATATACGGAAAATGTTGTGGAAGAGTGTAG
- a CDS encoding undecaprenyl-diphosphate phosphatase: MNPFLLVIILGIVEGMTEFVPVSSTGHMILVERFINSPLVSKSFMDNFLVIIQFGAILSVVAYFWKDLTPFVKTKEEFKEKFSLWTKIIVGVLPAGVIGLLADDYISEFFMDNTTVVASMLILYGIIFILVERKNLKGKVTSIKQMSYKLAFTIGFFQCLAMIPGTSRSGATIVGSLLLGVSRAAAAEYSFFLAIPTMAGATLLKLLKNGLNFTTLEWQLLIVGSVVSFVVAYVVINWFMGYIKKRTFVAFGVYRIIIGILVLLLMK, translated from the coding sequence ATGAATCCATTTTTACTAGTTATTATACTGGGAATTGTAGAAGGGATGACAGAGTTTGTTCCTGTAAGTAGTACGGGTCATATGATATTAGTGGAGAGATTTATAAACTCTCCTCTTGTGTCTAAAAGTTTTATGGATAACTTTTTAGTAATCATTCAGTTTGGAGCTATTTTATCAGTTGTAGCTTACTTTTGGAAAGATTTAACTCCTTTTGTAAAAACAAAAGAGGAGTTTAAAGAGAAGTTTTCTTTGTGGACAAAGATAATTGTAGGGGTTTTACCTGCAGGAGTTATTGGGTTATTAGCAGATGATTATATATCTGAATTCTTTATGGATAACACAACAGTAGTTGCAAGTATGCTTATACTTTATGGTATTATTTTTATTTTAGTTGAAAGAAAAAACTTAAAGGGTAAAGTAACTTCAATAAAGCAGATGTCATATAAATTGGCTTTTACAATTGGATTTTTCCAATGTTTAGCTATGATTCCAGGAACATCGCGTTCAGGAGCAACAATAGTAGGATCTTTACTTTTAGGTGTGTCTAGAGCAGCAGCAGCAGAGTATTCATTTTTCCTAGCTATTCCAACAATGGCAGGGGCAACTCTACTGAAGCTCTTAAAAAATGGACTTAATTTTACAACGTTAGAATGGCAGCTTTTAATAGTAGGATCTGTAGTTTCTTTTGTTGTAGCATATGTTGTTATTAATTGGTTTATGGGATATATAAAAAAGAGAACTTTTGTGGCTTTTGGAGTATATAGAATCATAATTGGAATTTTAGTTTTATTATTAATGAAATAG
- a CDS encoding PHP domain-containing protein: MKDLSERYDLHTHTTYSDGTFTVEELLKRAKYIGLKGIAITDHDTMEGISEGKEIAHELDLKFIPGIEFSCSYQGYEIHILGYFLNDKSEKLASKLIELKKARKERNEKIIKKLNNLGLKITMEEIEKEATGTIVSRAHICNVMMNKGFVYSKGEAFKQYLGRNGVAYVEKGSSDPIEIIKLIKECKGISALAHPSLICDSRERTEKIIDILLEAGLDGLEVEYSSYTPKEIKYYRKLATEKGLLKVGGSDFHGGNRVGVDIAHASITEEDIKDLLERESKEEVK, from the coding sequence ATGAAGGATTTAAGTGAAAGGTATGATTTACATACTCATACAACATATTCAGATGGAACATTTACTGTGGAAGAGCTTTTAAAAAGAGCTAAATATATTGGTTTAAAAGGAATAGCAATAACAGACCATGATACAATGGAAGGTATTTCTGAGGGGAAAGAGATAGCCCATGAACTAGATTTAAAATTTATACCTGGAATAGAGTTTTCATGCTCTTATCAAGGATATGAAATTCATATTTTAGGATATTTTTTAAACGACAAATCAGAAAAATTAGCGTCAAAACTAATAGAACTAAAAAAAGCCAGAAAAGAAAGAAATGAAAAAATTATTAAAAAACTAAATAATTTAGGCCTTAAAATAACAATGGAAGAGATAGAAAAAGAAGCTACAGGAACTATCGTGAGCAGAGCTCATATATGTAATGTTATGATGAACAAAGGATTTGTTTATTCAAAAGGTGAAGCTTTCAAGCAGTACTTAGGAAGAAATGGTGTAGCTTATGTAGAGAAAGGTAGCTCAGATCCTATTGAGATTATAAAACTTATAAAGGAATGCAAGGGAATCTCAGCTCTAGCTCATCCTAGTTTAATTTGTGATTCAAGAGAAAGAACAGAAAAGATAATAGATATTCTTTTAGAGGCTGGATTAGATGGATTAGAGGTAGAGTATAGTTCATATACACCTAAAGAGATTAAATATTATAGAAAGTTGGCCACAGAAAAAGGTTTGTTGAAAGTTGGAGGATCAGATTTTCATGGTGGAAATAGAGTGGGAGTAGATATTGCTCATGCTTCTATTACTGAAGAGGATATAAAAGATTTATTAGAAAGAGAAAGCAAGGAGGAAGTAAAATGA
- the rfaD gene encoding ADP-glyceromanno-heptose 6-epimerase — protein sequence MIIVTGAAGFIGSAYIWKLNEMGINDILAVDKLRTEEKWLNLRKRDYADWCDRDELFAWLENEENASKVTAVLHMGAISATTEKDGDLLMKNNYEYSKKLWDFCADRNIVYVYASSAATYGGGEQGYSDEGTPEELKKLMPLNKYGYSKKFFDDWAFKQEKAPKQWIGAKFFNVYGPQEYHKGRMASMVFHTFNQFNENGGVKLFKSHKEGYRDGEQLRDFIYIKDVVDMLYFCMFNEVPSGVYNIGTGEARSFHDLSMETMKNASENFELKTEEVIEFVPMPEDLRGRYQYFTQASMRKLREAGYTKEFCSLEDGVADYVKYLKKEDSYL from the coding sequence ATGATTATAGTAACAGGAGCAGCTGGATTTATAGGAAGTGCTTATATTTGGAAATTAAATGAGATGGGAATAAATGATATATTAGCTGTTGATAAATTAAGAACTGAGGAAAAATGGTTAAATTTAAGAAAGAGAGATTATGCTGACTGGTGTGATAGAGATGAGCTTTTTGCATGGCTTGAAAATGAAGAAAATGCAAGTAAAGTAACAGCAGTTTTACACATGGGAGCTATATCAGCAACAACTGAGAAAGATGGAGATCTTTTAATGAAGAATAACTATGAGTATTCAAAAAAATTATGGGATTTCTGTGCTGATAGAAATATTGTGTATGTATATGCCTCTTCAGCAGCAACTTATGGAGGAGGAGAGCAAGGATATAGTGATGAGGGGACTCCAGAAGAATTAAAAAAATTAATGCCATTAAACAAATATGGATATTCTAAAAAATTCTTTGATGATTGGGCATTTAAGCAGGAAAAAGCTCCGAAACAATGGATAGGAGCTAAATTCTTTAATGTTTATGGACCACAAGAGTATCATAAAGGAAGAATGGCTTCAATGGTATTCCACACATTTAACCAATTTAATGAAAATGGAGGAGTAAAACTATTTAAATCTCATAAAGAGGGATACAGAGATGGAGAGCAATTAAGAGACTTTATCTATATTAAAGATGTTGTTGATATGTTATATTTCTGTATGTTTAATGAAGTTCCATCAGGGGTTTATAATATAGGAACAGGAGAAGCAAGAAGCTTCCATGACTTATCAATGGAAACTATGAAAAATGCTAGTGAAAACTTTGAATTAAAAACAGAAGAAGTAATAGAGTTTGTTCCAATGCCAGAGGATTTAAGAGGAAGATATCAATACTTTACACAAGCTTCTATGAGAAAATTAAGAGAAGCAGGTTATACTAAAGAGTTCTGTTCTTTAGAGGACGGAGTAGCTGACTATGTAAAATATCTTAAAAAAGAGGATAGCTACCTATAG